A window of the Microtus pennsylvanicus isolate mMicPen1 chromosome 4, mMicPen1.hap1, whole genome shotgun sequence genome harbors these coding sequences:
- the Cdhr2 gene encoding cadherin-related family member 2 — protein MAWLWPLCVLFPAFMLSVTANTPPRFADNMTIVSLSEDLPVGDTAFWLVANDSDDDPLTYGISGPYAYFFSVNSSTGEVKLASPLDFETLRVFRITISVNDNHNPAVTRELPVIVEDRNDNVPVFQGSEFSTSISETLPVGSVVFSVVAKDEDSGTGGIVKYFIEKVIPSTDDSENLFRILDNGYIVLNGSLNYNSKSAFYQLQLKACDSGGTLNGEPKIQCSQPVFLSISVLDEPDLDPQFVREFYSASVAEDAVLGTSVLKVEAVDGDKGINDIVTYNITNSTRSGWFSIGEDGVIEVSGPLDREQLLNENEEVQIQVTATEKNLNIYQQGASASIWVTIRVTDVNDHKPEFYNCSLPDCSFSPQEAQVNFVGYVDEHTSARIPIDDLTMVAYDPDQGDNGTFLLSVEGEDAGAFSVSPERAAGSVSVQVVVRNSALVDYEKKIVMEVQVVATDSVSNNSSVATVTIHLRDINDHRPTFSQNLYQLTVPEHSPTGYVVTSSIKATDPDTGEWGRITYSLLAGNGDDLFEVDPNSGNVTVKNGTGLDREKQAVYYLTLQATDGGNQSGTTTLQITLLDINDNTPVVRGSYNVFVPEGDSDVSVTIQAYDDDQPDTSNSRLLFSLLPGPYSQNFSIDPDTGVLRNLEPLDREDIDPALEGQIVLTVHVADCGEPPRSTDVNVTITVEDINDNPPIFNQSSYEFFVKERDPGEFVGTVKACDADQTEANNRISFSLSGTGVSNFIVRGNVLAQGCAEGSIWLLPDVSLDYEAQKFFNLTVSAENPGPQDFNSTANVMVTVVDVNDEPPTLVAASLQAISVAENGSQYGQVAQVKAQDVDTAALLSIELVDVLCTKDNVDVGSVCHGWFSMDSNGSVYVNQSEAIDYEACHLVTLVVRAHDLTTDSGFEAYSSNGSLLINIEDKNDNAPYFLPDHQTFVIIPELVLPSQTVAYVQARDEDSQDNKIIEFSIPSADFVSKNGATSPVQVFRITRSVEADLYTGNIQLVTNLDSTLQGTYQVTVQAEDKPVVGPALKAQTTLNLFTVDQSYRVRLQFSTNKDEVGAHVEEIKAALVQATRTTVYVVTIQNIDSVTRAQVQSYLDAYFVFSNGTALTLNELNMMIRRDQDSLTQLLEQGLVVVSSQESQESDQPKLLTSVIIGLGVAMVLVLVILITALLCVRKSYQRKLQAMKAGKEARKTPIEAMTSSAANIPGTNMFNTERANPMLDLPTKDLGLEYLSSGDLDNVSLNSLDKNAVDLDTDSKEIKKPLPHNSPEPDPEPLSAVLSGRPVSTGRQQKRDLSFTNPGLDTVDL, from the exons ATGGCCTGGCTGTGGCCACTCTGTGTCCTGTTTCCTGCCTTCATGCTGTCTG TGACAGCCAACACGCCACCACGGTTCGCGGACAATATGACGATAGTGTCTCTATCAGAGGATTTACCAGTGG GTGACACGGCCTTCTGGTTGGTGGCTAATGACAGTGATGATGATCCGCTGACCTACGGGATCAGTGGCCCCTATGCCTATTTCTTCTCTGTCAACTCAAGCACTGGGGAAGTGAAGCTGGCCAGCCCTTTGGACTTCGAG ACTCTCCGTGTCTTCAGGATCACCATCTCCGTAAATGACAATCACAACCCCGCA GTGACTAGGGAGCTACCTGTGATCGTGGAAGACAGAAATGATAACGTGCCTGTTTTCCAGGGTTCTGAATTCTCCACCAGCATCAGTGAG ACCCTGCCAGTCGGCTCTGTGGTATTCTCTGTGGTGGCTAAGGACGAGGACTCCGGGACCGGCGGTATAGTGAAGTACTTCATAGAGAAG GTCATCCCCAGCACCGACGACAGCGAGAATCTTTTCCGTATCCTGGACAATGGCTACATTGTGTTGAATGGCAGCCTCAACTACAACAGCAAGAGTGCCTTCTACCAGCTGCAGCTGAAGGCCTGT GACTCAGGTGGCACGTTGAATGGTGAACCAAAGATCCAATGCTCCCAGCCAGTCTTCCTGTCCATTTCAGTGCTTGATGAACCAGACCTGGATCCCCAGTTTGTCCGGGAGTTTTACTCAGCCTCTGTGGCTGAGGATGCGGTCTTG GGAACCTCGGTGCTGAAGGTGGAGGCAGTGGATGGCGACAAAGGCATCAATGACATTGTGACCTACAACATCACCA ATTCCACAAGGTCCGGGTGGTTCAGCATTGGGGAAGATGGGGTCATCGAGGTCAGCGGACCCCTGGACAGAGAGCAGCTGCTGAATGAAAACGAAGAGGTACAGATACAAGTGACG GCCACCGAGAAGAATCTTAACATCTACCAGCAAGGGGCCAGCGCAAGCATATGGGTCACAATAAGGGTGACCGATGTCAATGACCACAAGCCAGAATTTTATAACTGCAGCCTCCCCGACTGCTCCTTTAGCCCCCAAGAGGCCCAAGTCAACTTTGTAGGCTACGTGGATGAGCATACCTCTGCCCGAATCCCCATTGATGACCTGACCATGGTGGCCTACGACCCAGACCAG GGCGATAATGGTACCTTCCTGCTGTCAGTGGAGGGGGAAGATGCTGGAGCCTTCAGCGTGTCCCCAGAGCGAGCAGCGGGGTCTGTCAGTGTGCAGGTAGTGGTGAGAAACTCAGCGCTGGTGGACTATGAGAAGAAGATAGTGATGGAGGTGCAG GTTGTGGCCACTGACTCAGTCAGCAATAACTCCTCTGTTGCCACGGTGACCATCCATCTTAGAGACATTAATGACCACAGGCCCACATTCTCTCAGAACTTGTACCAACTCACGGTGCCAGAGCACAGTCCAACAGGTTATGTGGTCACCAGCAGTATCAAG GCTACAGACCCAGATACGGGTGAATGGGGTCGGATCACCTACAGTCTGCTTGCTGGAAATGG AGATGACCTGTTTGAggtggatccaaactcaggcaaCGTGACCGTGAAAAATGGCACGGGGCTGGACCGGGAGAAGCAGGCCGTGTACTACCTCACACTGCAGGCCACGGACGGCGGGAACCAGTCTGGCACTACCACACTACAGATCACCCTGCTGGATATTAATGACAACACACCTGTGGTCCGAGGCTCCTACAACGTCTTTGTGCCAGAGGGGGACAGCGATGTCTCTGTGACCATCCAG GCCTATGATGATGACCAGCCAGATACTAGCAACAGCCGCCTGCTCTTCAGCCTGCTGCCTGGGCCCTATAGCCAGAACTTCTCCATAGATCCTGACACAGGAGTCCTCAGGAATCTGGAGCCCCTGGATCGAGAGGACATTGACCCTGCCCTGGAGGGTCAAATCGTACTAACTGTGCATGTGGCTGACTGCGGCGAACCTCCCCGCAGCACTGATGTCAATGTCACCATCACTGTGGAG GACATCAATGACAACCCGCCTATATTCAATCAGTCCTCCTATGAATTCTTTGTGAAGGAGAGAGATCCAG GAGAGTTTGTGGGCACTGTGAAAGCCTGCGATGCTGACCAGACCGAAGCCAACAACCGCATCAGCTTCAGCCTGTCTGGGACTGGTGTCAGCAACTTTATTGTCCGAGGCAATGTGCTGGCACAAGGGTGTGCCGAGGGGTCCATCTGGCTGCTCCCTGATGTGAGCCTCGATTACGAAGCACAGAAATTCTTCAATCTGACAGTGAGCGCCGAGAACCCAGGTCCCCAGGACTTTAATTCCACAGCAAACGTCATGGTAACTGTGGTGGATGTGAATGACGAACCACCTACGCTGGTTGCAGCCTCACTCCAGGCCATATCTGTGGCTGAGAATGGCTCCCAGTATGGCCAGGTGGCTCAGGTGAAAGCCCAGGATGTGGACACTGCGGCCTTGCTGAGCATAGAGCTAGTGGACGTCCTCTGCACCAAGGATAATGTTGACGTGGGCAGTGTGTGCCACGGCTGGTTCTCTATGGATTCCAACGGCTCCGTGTACGTCAATCAGAGTGAGGCCATCGATTATGAGGCTTGTCATCTGGTCACACTGGTCGTGCGGGCACATGACCTCACCACAGATTCTGGCTTTGAAGCATACAGCAGCAATG GAAGCCTCCTCATCAACATCGAGGACAAGAACGACAACGCTCCCTATTTCCTGCCTGACCACCAGACCTTTG TGATCATCCCGGAGCTCGTGCTGCCCAGCCAGACGGTGGCTTATGTCCAG GCCAGAGATGAGGACTCACAAGACAATAAGATCATCGAATTCTCCATCCCGAGTGCAGATTTTGTCTCCAAGAATGGGGCCACCAGCCCTGTCCAGGTCTTCCGGATTACGCGCTCAGTGGAAGCGGACCTGTACACCGGCAACATCCA GCTGGTGACCAACCTTGATTCCACTCTCCAAGGCACATACCAGGTGACAGTGCAGGCTGAGGACAAGCCTGTCGTGGGTCCTGCACTGAAAGCCCAGACCACTCTGAAT CTCTTCACTGTGGACCAGAGCTACCGTGTGAGGTTACAGTTCTCCACCAACAAGGATGAAGTGGGTGCCCACGTGGAGGAGATTAAGGC GGCTCTCGTCCAGGCGACCAGGACCACTGTCTATGTTGTGACGATCCAGAACATAGACTCTGTGACTCG GGCCCAAGTCCAGTCCTACCTTGATGCCTACTTTGTCTTCTCCAACGGGACAGCCCTGACACTTAACGAGCTGAATAT GATGATCCGGAGAGACCAGGATTCTCTGACTCAGCTGCTGGAACAGggactggtggtggtg AGCTCCCAGGAGAGCCAGGAGTCTGATCAGCCGAAACTGCTCACCAGTGTCATCATAGGACTGGGGGTGGCCATGGTGCTGGTCCTGGTGATTTTGATCACTGCCCTCCTGTGTGTGCGGAAGAG TTACCAGCGGAAGCTTCAAGCTATGAAGGCTGGCAAGGAGGCCCGGAAGACACCAATAGAAGCAATGACTTCATCTGCTGCTAACATCCCTGGCACTAACATGTTCAACACTGAGCG AGCCAACCCCATGCTGGATCTTCCCACCAAGGATCTGGGATTGGAGTACCTCTCCTCCGGTGACTTGGACAATGTCAG CCTCAATTCCCTGGACAAAAACGCTGTGGACTTGGACACGGATAGCAAGGAAATCAAA